The Tripterygium wilfordii isolate XIE 37 chromosome 4, ASM1340144v1, whole genome shotgun sequence genome has a window encoding:
- the LOC119996845 gene encoding uncharacterized protein LOC119996845: protein MEQDQAQKHICRLCKKSFSSGKVLGGHMRGHSALNPVKEEVKLSKCKMGFEVNEHSGYGLRENPRKSSKFTSLNSTAPSIQEWVCGMCSREFESQRALFGHLRHCNQKKKRMYKENLTVSKETETSSRCNLFVESLSETETETVNVVRRRRSSRVRSKISSNSSLSSLNGSSSITETVDDVEEAAKCLIMMSVGLHNWDEFNFTCELKGRNSESFESSENKQIAMDGNVVFDGVTPPEMKKQRVEKSDPKLYGESEFMFCEPEVEKVIHEGMKCSSITVESSDQLMEDVTGLESMKLGKNSCRKIQCPSPDSEILDDSGKRGEFQCNYCDKTFRTHQALGGHQTLHRKPKNTVALEVDNCSGNSHSDCMPETYVNAKLAELQGAENSMEQGIDGVIVVNNGSMDSKVHKCPICVKEFASGQALGGHKRVHSAKNSGTSEEHVSQKKQDLSDMSSMLELDLNMSATLQEEASDNVGLETTSRMSQ from the coding sequence ATGGAACAAGATCAAGCACAGAAGCATATTTGCAGGTTGTGCAAGAAGAGTTTCTCAAGCGGAAAGGTATTGGGGGGTCACATGAGGGGTCATTCGGCTCTGAATCCTGTCAAAGAAGAGGTAAAACTGAGTAAATGCAAAATGGGTTTTGAGGTCAATGAGCATTCGGGTTATGGCTTGAGAGAAAACCCAAGAAAATCTTCGAAATTCACAAGCTTGAACAGCACTGCACCTTCAATTCAAGAATGGGTTTGCGGAATGTGTAGCAGAGAGTTTGAATCACAGAGGGCTTTGTTTGGTCATCTGAGGCAttgcaaccaaaagaaaaagaggatgTACAAGGAGAATCTTACAGTCTCCAAAGAGACGGAGACAAGTTCAAGATGCAATCTTTTTGTGGAGAGCTTATCGGAGACGGAGACCGAGACTGTGAATGTGGTGAGAAGAAGGAGATCAAGTAGAGTGAGGTCCAAGATCAGTTCGAATTCTTCTTTATCTAGCTTGAATGGATCGTCTTCTATTACTGAAACTGTGGACGATGTCGAAGAGGCGGCTAAGTGTTTGATAATGATGTCCGTGGGTCTGCACAATTGGGATGAATTCAATTTTACTTGCGAGTTGAAAGGTAGAAATTCTGAGTCTTTTGAATCCTCCGAAAACAAGCAAATTGCGATGGATGGTAATGTCGTTTTTGATGGTGTTACGCCtcctgaaatgaagaaacagagagtagagaaatcagATCCCAAACTGTATGGTGAATCTGAGTTTATGTTTTGTGAACCTGAGGTTGAGAAGGTGATTCATGAGGGAATGAAATGCAGCTCCATTACAGTTGAATCTAGTGACCAGTTGATGGAGGATGTTACTGGTTTGGAATCCATGAAATTGGGGAAAAATTCTTGCAGGAAGATTCAATGTCCTTCTCCAGATTCTGAAATCTTGGATGATTCAGGGAAAAGGGGTGAATTTCAGTGCAATTACTGCGATAAGACGTTTCGTACTCACCAGGCACTTGGAGGTCACCAAACCCTCCATCGAAAGCCAAAAAACACTGTTGCATTGGAGGTAGATAACTGCTCAGGGAACAGCCACAGTGACTGTATGCCTGAAACTTATGTGAACGCGAAGCTCGCTGAGCTTCAAGGCGCTGAGAATTCAATGGAGCAAGGGATAGATGGTGTGATTGTGGTGAATAATGGGTCAATGGATAGTAAGGTTCACAAGTGCCCAATATGCGTCAAGGAATTTGCATCAGGCCAAGCTTTGGGAGGCCACAAGAGAGTTCATTCTGCTAAGAATTCTGGGACTAGCGAAGAACATGTTTCTCAAAAGAAGCAAGACCTGTCTGATATGTCCAGTATGTTGGAGTTGGACCTTAATATGTCGGCCACGCTTCAGGAGGAGGCTAGTGACAATGTTGGCTTGGAAACAACCTCAAGGATGAGCCAGTAA